A single genomic interval of Candidatus Hydrogenedentota bacterium harbors:
- a CDS encoding ATP-binding protein codes for MTDYLPREIAARLAQALERLPVAVVSGLRQTGKSTLLQHEQSIAANRAYRTLDDFATLAAAQTNPESLLGEPVILDEVQRCPELLLAIKRAVDRQRQPGRFVLSGSANLSLLSRVSETLAGRAVYFTLHPMTRREILGKTAAPPFLIEFLRTQALPRGATKPVTEREILAGGLPPACLGPPDALQDWFRGYVQTYVERDVRQLSQITDLVAFRTLAQLAALRTGQMLAVSALARDAKLNAATATRHLHLLEASFLIRRIPPFLKNRSSRLVKSPKVYVTDSGLAAYLAGVNGLEPGRDDLLRGALFETYAAQNLAGLLEAHLPGAQLAYWCEQGRHEVDFVIESARKVIAIEVKAATRWSDADLSGLRAFLQRTPACIAAVLACNGRDAVQLGDRLFAIPLGHLFA; via the coding sequence ATGACAGACTATCTGCCCCGGGAAATCGCGGCGCGGCTCGCGCAGGCCCTGGAACGCCTGCCCGTAGCCGTCGTGTCCGGCTTGCGCCAGACCGGCAAGAGCACGTTGCTTCAACATGAGCAATCAATTGCCGCGAATCGCGCCTACCGCACCCTGGACGATTTCGCCACGCTGGCCGCCGCGCAGACGAATCCCGAGTCGTTGCTGGGAGAACCCGTCATTCTCGACGAGGTGCAACGCTGCCCGGAACTGCTGCTTGCCATTAAGCGCGCCGTGGACAGACAGCGCCAGCCGGGGCGCTTCGTCCTGTCCGGTTCCGCGAATCTGTCCCTATTGAGCCGCGTTTCCGAGACGCTGGCGGGCCGCGCCGTGTATTTCACGTTGCATCCCATGACGCGCCGCGAGATTCTCGGCAAGACCGCCGCGCCGCCGTTCCTCATCGAGTTCCTCCGCACGCAGGCGCTGCCGCGCGGCGCCACAAAGCCCGTGACCGAGCGTGAAATTCTCGCGGGCGGTCTGCCCCCTGCCTGTCTGGGACCGCCGGACGCCTTGCAGGACTGGTTTCGCGGGTACGTGCAGACTTACGTCGAGCGCGACGTGCGGCAACTGTCGCAAATTACCGACCTCGTCGCGTTCCGCACGCTCGCGCAACTCGCCGCACTGCGCACGGGCCAAATGCTCGCGGTGAGCGCCCTTGCACGCGACGCCAAGCTCAACGCCGCCACCGCAACCCGCCATCTCCATCTGCTCGAAGCCTCGTTCTTGATCCGCCGCATCCCGCCGTTCCTCAAGAACCGCAGTTCGCGCCTCGTCAAATCGCCCAAGGTGTACGTTACGGACAGCGGACTGGCCGCGTATCTCGCCGGCGTCAACGGCCTCGAACCGGGCCGCGACGACCTGCTCCGCGGCGCGTTGTTCGAGACCTACGCGGCCCAGAATCTCGCCGGATTGCTCGAAGCCCACCTGCCCGGCGCGCAATTGGCCTACTGGTGCGAGCAAGGCCGCCACGAAGTCGACTTTGTCATCGAATCAGCCCGCAAAGTGATCGCGATCGAGGTCAAGGCGGCCACACGCTGGTCTGACGCCGATCTGTCCGGCCTGCGCGCCTTCCTCCAGCGCACCCCCGCATGCATCGCCGCCGTCCTCGCCTGCAATGGCCGCGACGCCGTCCAACTGGGCGACAGGCTTTTCGCCATTCCCCTCGGACATCTGTTCGCGTGA